One window of Atribacter laminatus genomic DNA carries:
- the istA gene encoding IS21 family transposase, with protein sequence MIKYREILRLHSQGVSQRGIAASCQCSRTTIRNVVERAERHEISWPFDKNMSDADLQELLFPEKRSQSNRKIPDCEYVHKEMAKSGVTLSLLWHEYHEQCRFNGEIPLMYSQFCRYYHKYANTTKATMRIKRKPGEMLEVDWAGKTGFIVDNLTGELIPAYIFVASLSCSQYAYVEAFLSMDMESWVNAHVHAFKYFGGVARILVPDNLKTSVDKASRPDPKINRTYQEMAEHYGTAVIPARVRRPKDKPHAESTVGIISTWIIASLRNQQFFSLHELNSAIRLKLEEFNQKPFQKKPGSRKSAFLEEEKALLLPLPTSPYELATWSTASVQYDYHIIVDKNHYSVPYEYIRHQVEVRITSKTVEVFYHNHRIASHIRIRGQEGQIVTVPDHMPEKHKQYLAVNADHFRNWAASIGPHAVIVVNALLSASRVEKQGYRSCTSLMKLADKYSLSRFEEACQRALCYTPSPSFKIIQTILKTGQDRISVQSDRQKATKDNPNIYGFVRGAGYYGGKDND encoded by the coding sequence ATGATCAAGTATCGAGAAATTCTTCGGCTTCACAGCCAAGGTGTGAGTCAACGTGGCATTGCTGCCAGTTGCCAGTGCTCACGGACCACAATCCGTAATGTGGTTGAACGGGCAGAAAGGCATGAGATTTCATGGCCTTTCGATAAAAACATGTCGGATGCAGATCTTCAGGAACTCCTTTTTCCGGAAAAAAGGAGTCAGTCCAATCGAAAAATACCGGATTGCGAATATGTTCATAAAGAAATGGCCAAAAGTGGTGTCACCTTAAGTTTGTTGTGGCATGAGTACCATGAACAATGCCGCTTCAATGGTGAAATCCCACTCATGTACAGCCAATTCTGTCGGTATTATCATAAGTATGCCAATACCACCAAAGCCACTATGCGCATTAAGCGCAAACCCGGTGAAATGCTGGAAGTGGACTGGGCTGGAAAGACTGGTTTTATTGTTGATAATCTAACCGGTGAACTTATTCCAGCCTATATCTTCGTAGCGAGCCTATCTTGCAGCCAGTATGCCTATGTAGAAGCCTTCCTGTCAATGGATATGGAAAGCTGGGTCAATGCTCATGTTCATGCGTTCAAATACTTTGGTGGAGTGGCCAGAATCCTCGTGCCAGACAATTTAAAAACCAGTGTAGATAAAGCCTCTCGACCAGATCCCAAGATTAATAGAACCTATCAAGAAATGGCCGAGCATTACGGGACAGCAGTCATTCCAGCCCGAGTCAGGCGCCCCAAAGACAAGCCCCATGCCGAAAGTACGGTGGGTATTATTTCCACCTGGATCATTGCCTCTTTGCGAAACCAACAGTTCTTTTCATTACACGAACTGAATAGCGCCATCCGTCTTAAGCTGGAAGAATTCAACCAGAAACCTTTTCAAAAGAAGCCGGGAAGCAGGAAAAGCGCCTTCCTAGAAGAGGAAAAAGCACTGCTTTTGCCTTTGCCTACTTCCCCATACGAGCTTGCCACCTGGTCAACGGCGTCCGTACAGTACGATTATCACATAATTGTGGATAAAAATCACTACTCAGTGCCCTATGAGTACATCCGGCATCAAGTGGAGGTACGTATAACCAGCAAAACTGTTGAAGTTTTTTACCACAATCATCGCATTGCTTCCCATATTCGGATTCGCGGTCAGGAAGGCCAGATTGTCACGGTACCGGATCACATGCCAGAGAAACATAAACAGTACCTGGCTGTAAATGCTGATCATTTTAGGAATTGGGCTGCTTCCATTGGACCTCATGCCGTCATTGTGGTGAATGCTCTTTTGTCAGCATCAAGAGTTGAGAAACAAGGTTACCGTTCTTGTACATCGCTTATGAAACTCGCTGACAAGTATTCTTTATCCCGCTTTGAAGAAGCGTGCCAGCGGGCACTTTGTTACACGCCCAGTCCGAGTTTCAAAATCATCCAGACCATCCTCAAAACCGGTCAGGATAGAATATCAGTCCAATCAGATCGACAAAAAGCGACAAAAGACAATCCCAACATCTACGGATTTGTCCGGGGTGCCGGCTACTATGGAGGAAAAGACAATGATTAA
- a CDS encoding IS4 family transposase, with protein MTILPENVENERTLLPMFSSFMKEFKLNQLFRKCHIYKEKGIPVKEVFQMIFLLAFTGKSFSGFLHSRNNPFQGKKDTIYRFLQQTRCNWRKFLFLLSAKVVNEALLPFTTPKRYTWVVDDSPYERPRSTSVEGLSRFFDHSRGRFSRGFRMLTLGLTDGATFIPFSFSLLSSHHHKNQLYPMDPSIDRRILRARIRKESQEKAPEVLLKLLDGALKCCPLVHTILFDSWFSFPTLIRKCSTRGLSVVCMLKNTPKIYYSFGGKALSLSSLFNRIQKRPNGNIIGSGVVNLNYTGEPLLARIVFVKSEKQKSQWLALLSTDLSLSGEEIVTLYGKRWDIEVFFKMVKSFLKLAREFHVRSYDALVSHTSIVFIRYIMLAVVARRNADPRTIGELFYSIYDEIQDITLMEALALLLELLKSTMKNFLVLSEDKVKELLIYFVNSLPAWLRGKVLLLNCES; from the coding sequence ATGACTATACTACCAGAAAATGTGGAAAATGAAAGGACCTTGTTACCCATGTTTTCCTCCTTTATGAAGGAGTTCAAATTGAACCAACTGTTTCGGAAATGTCATATTTACAAAGAGAAGGGGATCCCAGTCAAAGAAGTCTTTCAGATGATCTTTCTCCTTGCCTTCACCGGGAAAAGCTTCTCGGGTTTTCTCCATTCCAGGAATAATCCCTTTCAGGGAAAGAAAGATACCATCTACCGTTTCCTCCAGCAGACTCGCTGTAATTGGCGGAAATTCTTATTTCTACTGAGTGCCAAAGTGGTGAATGAAGCCCTACTTCCCTTTACAACACCGAAACGGTATACCTGGGTGGTAGATGATTCTCCTTATGAGCGACCCCGCAGCACAAGCGTCGAAGGTCTTTCTCGATTCTTTGACCACTCAAGAGGGCGTTTCAGCCGGGGTTTCCGGATGCTCACCCTCGGTCTGACTGATGGAGCCACCTTCATCCCCTTTTCCTTTTCGCTCTTAAGTTCCCATCACCACAAAAACCAACTCTATCCAATGGATCCTTCTATTGATCGACGGATCCTCAGGGCTCGAATTCGCAAAGAATCCCAGGAAAAGGCTCCAGAAGTGCTTTTGAAACTCTTAGATGGAGCACTCAAATGCTGTCCCTTGGTTCATACCATCCTTTTTGATAGTTGGTTTAGCTTCCCAACCCTCATCCGGAAATGCTCAACCCGGGGACTTTCTGTGGTGTGTATGCTCAAAAACACCCCAAAAATTTACTACTCTTTTGGCGGGAAAGCCCTTTCTCTTTCATCTCTTTTCAACCGGATTCAAAAAAGACCGAATGGAAATATCATTGGTTCCGGTGTGGTGAACTTAAATTATACCGGTGAACCGCTCCTGGCTCGCATCGTCTTTGTCAAAAGTGAAAAACAAAAATCCCAATGGCTGGCACTCTTATCGACCGATCTCTCCCTTTCTGGAGAAGAGATCGTCACCCTGTATGGGAAGCGCTGGGACATTGAAGTCTTCTTCAAGATGGTGAAATCGTTCTTGAAACTGGCTCGGGAGTTTCATGTCAGGTCTTATGATGCCCTGGTCTCTCATACCAGTATTGTCTTTATCCGGTATATTATGCTCGCAGTCGTTGCCCGGAGGAACGCCGATCCCCGTACCATTGGGGAACTCTTCTATTCTATTTATGATGAGATTCAGGATATCACCCTGATGGAAGCGCTGGCCTTACTCCTTGAACTCCTTAAATCCACTATGAAAAATTTTTTAGTTCTTTCAGAAGACAAAGTCAAAGAGCTACTCATCTATTTTGTAAATAGTCTCCCAGCATGGTTGAGAGGAAAAGTGCTATTATTGAACTGCGAAAGTTGA
- the istB gene encoding IS21-like element helper ATPase IstB, translating to MINSTTMNKLHDMRLSAMADAFKRQLSDEKYQELSFEERVGILVDVEWAKRRSNKLLHLIKKADFRYPQASIEDIEYHADRKLDKAQILRLSGCAYIQEKRNLIIMGASGNGKSYVACAFGMAACRNYYTVKYIRLPDLLDELAVARGEGVYQMVMKKYKKVGLLILDEWLLTPLKDTQAMDLLEIVEARHQNASTIFCTQFAPRGWHEKIGEDTLADAILDRIVHDSYTILIDGKVSMRERHGIKN from the coding sequence ATGATTAATTCTACGACCATGAACAAGCTGCATGACATGCGACTCTCCGCTATGGCGGATGCTTTCAAACGCCAACTGTCTGATGAGAAATATCAGGAGCTATCGTTTGAAGAACGGGTTGGTATTCTTGTTGATGTGGAATGGGCTAAACGCAGAAGCAATAAACTGCTCCATCTCATTAAAAAAGCAGATTTCCGCTATCCTCAGGCTAGCATTGAAGATATTGAATACCATGCCGACAGGAAACTAGATAAGGCACAAATCCTACGGCTATCTGGGTGCGCTTACATCCAGGAGAAACGCAACCTCATCATCATGGGTGCCTCTGGAAACGGGAAATCTTATGTTGCCTGTGCTTTTGGTATGGCGGCTTGTCGCAACTATTATACCGTTAAGTATATCCGACTACCGGATCTTCTGGATGAACTGGCAGTGGCTCGAGGTGAAGGTGTCTATCAGATGGTGATGAAGAAGTACAAAAAGGTTGGCTTACTCATTTTGGATGAATGGCTCTTAACTCCACTTAAAGACACCCAGGCAATGGATCTCCTTGAGATCGTTGAAGCAAGACATCAGAATGCTTCTACTATTTTTTGCACCCAATTTGCTCCACGTGGGTGGCATGAAAAGATCGGCGAAGATACACTAGCAGATGCCATTCTTGATCGTATTGTCCATGATTCCTATACCATCCTTATTGACGGCAAAGTGTCAATGAGGGAACGACATGGGATTAAAAATTGA
- a CDS encoding uroporphyrinogen decarboxylase family protein, which yields MLNTDLDYLFEKIRNLENSKENERRNNAWVPIVNTAEAYWHGKPKKDLSYIPITIEPEHEMWGKILEFHLNDYYNNPSTYLLAELNMKVYRFEKFLDETPIGRAIPLWMGTGFESSLFGMEQKYTSDKDPWLGREPILKNTKNLDRLSIPDFFKGHIMEKVHAFFLEIKNRIPSDFNVIMPEWCRGPFGLACHLRGMDQIIIDMTEDSTFVHDLMRLTTDARKKWSKQRADFMGVPIQVGSLYNDEVNVPMISPRFYEELVLPYEIELSNFYGGISYWHSCGNTEKLQKTIKTIPHLEMVHVSPWTNLQKSVENFRDSGISLEVVLHPLRDVQQASDKEITAHLTSVREVTSGLPVTVRADGMQLISTLEDDLNNIYRWAHIGKVILGEKIKKEID from the coding sequence ATGTTAAATACTGATTTGGATTACCTTTTTGAGAAAATAAGAAATCTTGAAAATTCAAAAGAAAATGAAAGGCGTAATAACGCATGGGTTCCTATTGTTAATACTGCAGAAGCGTATTGGCATGGTAAACCCAAAAAAGATCTATCATATATACCTATTACGATTGAACCCGAGCACGAGATGTGGGGTAAAATTTTAGAATTCCATCTTAATGATTATTACAATAATCCTTCAACTTACTTATTAGCTGAATTAAACATGAAAGTTTATCGTTTTGAAAAATTCCTCGACGAGACCCCAATAGGTCGTGCTATTCCATTATGGATGGGAACAGGTTTTGAGTCTTCTCTTTTTGGAATGGAACAAAAATACACGAGCGACAAAGATCCCTGGTTAGGGCGAGAGCCAATTTTAAAAAATACCAAGAATCTTGATAGGTTATCTATCCCAGATTTTTTTAAAGGTCATATTATGGAAAAAGTTCATGCCTTTTTTCTTGAGATAAAAAATAGGATTCCAAGTGATTTTAATGTAATCATGCCGGAATGGTGTCGAGGACCTTTTGGTCTTGCTTGCCATTTGCGAGGAATGGATCAGATTATTATTGATATGACAGAAGATTCAACATTTGTTCATGATTTAATGAGATTAACCACCGATGCAAGAAAAAAATGGTCAAAACAGAGAGCTGACTTTATGGGTGTTCCAATCCAAGTAGGAAGCCTCTATAACGATGAAGTGAATGTTCCGATGATCTCTCCCCGATTCTATGAAGAATTGGTTCTTCCTTATGAAATTGAACTTAGTAATTTTTACGGGGGAATTTCGTATTGGCATAGTTGTGGTAATACCGAGAAGTTACAAAAAACGATAAAAACAATTCCTCACCTAGAAATGGTTCACGTTAGCCCATGGACCAACCTACAAAAATCAGTAGAAAATTTTCGCGATTCCGGTATATCCTTAGAGGTTGTTCTTCATCCTTTGCGTGATGTTCAACAAGCAAGTGATAAAGAAATAACAGCTCATCTTACATCAGTTCGAGAAGTAACCAGTGGTTTGCCAGTGACGGTCCGAGCTGATGGTATGCAATTAATTAGCACCCTCGAAGACGACCTCAATAATATCTATCGATGGGCTCATATTGGTAAAGTCATTTTGGGTGAGAAAATTAAAAAAGAGATAGATTAG
- a CDS encoding alpha-ketoacid dehydrogenase subunit beta, translated as MPIMTFAEALRNALYIEMKKDPKVILLGEDIGVLGNVFGVTKGFLDEFGCKRVRSTPISEAAITGAAIGAAMLGMHPVAEIMYVDFTTMAMDQIINQAAKMRYMSAGKVKVPMVLRTQGGAGSGEAAQHCQSLESLFIHVPGLKVVMPSNPYDAKGLLLSAIRDENPVIFIEHKLLYPIKGEVPEEEYTIPLGKAEIKKEGNDLTIVATSYMLQKVLNTLPVLDNEGIYPEVIDPRTLSPLDTETIFQSIQKTHHLLVVQESSAPASFAAELLAVVSENLFDYLDAPPRRLCGLSVPIPYNKKLEDASIPNEKDIINIIKDIL; from the coding sequence ATGCCAATAATGACTTTTGCAGAAGCTTTGCGAAATGCCTTGTATATAGAAATGAAAAAAGACCCGAAGGTTATTTTACTTGGTGAAGATATTGGAGTATTAGGAAATGTATTTGGTGTTACCAAGGGATTTCTTGATGAGTTTGGGTGTAAACGAGTCAGAAGTACTCCTATTTCAGAAGCTGCCATAACCGGTGCTGCTATTGGAGCAGCCATGCTTGGTATGCATCCGGTAGCGGAGATTATGTATGTCGATTTCACTACGATGGCTATGGATCAAATTATTAACCAAGCAGCAAAGATGCGGTACATGTCAGCAGGAAAAGTGAAAGTTCCCATGGTTTTAAGAACTCAGGGAGGAGCAGGTTCTGGAGAAGCTGCACAACATTGTCAATCCTTAGAATCCTTATTTATTCATGTTCCCGGATTAAAAGTAGTCATGCCTTCAAATCCTTATGACGCCAAAGGACTTTTACTATCGGCAATCCGAGACGAAAATCCAGTGATATTTATTGAGCATAAACTCCTTTATCCTATAAAGGGAGAGGTCCCCGAAGAGGAGTACACAATTCCTTTGGGAAAAGCTGAGATAAAAAAAGAGGGGAACGACCTTACTATCGTTGCAACTTCTTATATGCTTCAAAAAGTTTTAAACACGCTTCCAGTATTAGATAATGAGGGTATTTATCCAGAAGTTATTGATCCTCGAACCTTATCCCCCTTAGATACAGAAACAATATTCCAGTCAATTCAAAAAACCCATCATTTATTAGTTGTTCAAGAATCTTCAGCTCCTGCCAGTTTTGCAGCAGAATTGCTTGCTGTTGTGAGCGAAAATTTGTTTGATTACCTTGATGCGCCCCCCAGAAGATTATGTGGATTAAGTGTTCCCATCCCGTATAATAAAAAACTGGAAGATGCATCTATCCCCAATGAAAAGGATATTATTAATATTATAAAAGATATTTTATAA